The genomic interval TGAATTTCTACTTCAGTCTGTATCGCTTCAGGAAACCAACCACTGTCCCTCTGAGACCGTTGTCGTTCTACTGTAGAAACATGATCTTTTATATCATACGTTGTTTAGAGGGGAAAATGCTGTCTATTCCTGAAGCCTTGTAGCCAAACTgccaaattattattactttattttttttcctgaacaaTTTACATAAACAGAAATCCAAACCCACAAGAGTGGTCTCGTTATTTAGCGCTGACCTCTGTGACCTTGGCACAGCATATAAAACGCACgtttatttcttacattttatatttatattttatatctttctactgaaaaagtatttttcttaaagtaaggagatatttatttaacatttacggaaggagtctccagtgtcgacgctttgcaacagtcagacTGTTTTACAGCTGTGTGAATCTTTGTTCTcccacagaggagtttacgcttctttgcgttTATACCTGCCATAACTTaagctaaatgttaaatgtaactataaatggacaaaaaaagtgtgaaatgttGTACTTTAAAGAATAACGTTATAATAATTGGGAAATTTCcgtgttataagaggaataaaacacttcggaacatcttgttatagaaaaataatcaactttgaggtAGTTACATTAAcaccacttcatcacaccatcctgtcgtTGATTAAGGAGAATTTACTCCAGATGTTTCccaatgaaaaatgttttaggATGCTTAAATATACAACAAATCctttttgagcttgtgttcttttatttttatatatatatatatatttttttttttatatatatctcaaGCCAAAACGTTTTACTGAACAACAAATGGGTATAGGTTTATATAAAAGTTTAGGTTCTTCTAAAAGCCACATTCTGGTGTTTCTGTGGGGAAAATTTGTTGACTttctagtttttaaaaaaaaccccaccagcTAGACCCAAGTTGTGACATTTGTGAGAGGTGCATGTTGCTTTTCCTGGTCATGAATGGAGAAGAGGTTCCTGGTGAGAGCGGCGCTGTGTAAACACTGATCATGCTCACACCCCCTCGTTCTGCTTCTTTCACTCTTACTTTAACACACTGTGTAAACGTAAGGATTAAGAGACACTTTTAGCTGGCTCTGTGACGCTCCCCTTCTCCTCGTTCTAATTAGCTGTGTACGGGATTCACTTAACAATTAAAAACAGCAGAGGTGGAAATCTTCACCACAGGAGGCTTTACAAATACACACTGTAACAACAAATATTTGTTCGAAAGAAGGTTTATTTATATCTGTAGCTTTTTAATCAAGATATCAAAAGAAATTTTATCCGAATTTGGCCTTAAATATGTGGAAATTTGTTCTGagtgtatttttaaacattaatttgctgaaaaaaatcattatttagaATAGAATGAATTAGAATTGATATTTGTCCACATACCAGATTAGAAGTTGTACCCATGGCAGTTACTGGTGATGAACTAGCTATAAACTATTGTTTTTGtgcatacagtggatataaaaagtttacacaccccttttcaaatggcaggtttttatcatgtaaaaaaaaatgaaaccacgataaatcatgtcagaaccttttctacctttattgtagaattttaacctgtttaagtgaaaaacaataagaatcgtTTTAGGGgaaaatgaaacataaaaattgtacaataacctggctgcataagtgtgcacacccctaaagtAATACTCCGtggaagcacctttagattttatcacaacGTTCAATCTTTTTGGGTGAGAGTCAGTCAGTTTGGCGCATCctgacttagcaatattttgccattcttccttgtaAAAGTGTTCTAACTCTGTCAGATTGGCTGAGCatctcctgtacacagccctcttcaggtcaccgcACATAATGTTTGATTGGATGTTGATTTAGACCTAGGCTCTGGCTGGGCCGTTCCAAAACCTTGATCTTGTTTCggtgaagccgttcctttgGTGATCCGGAGGTTTGCTTCAGGTCGTTGTCATGCCGAAaagtgaaattcctcttcatcttacgTGTTTTAGCAGAAACCTTAAGgtagggatggtgttcttttggtgatgtgctctggtttttgtgccaaacatatctttgggtattatggccaaaaagttcaactttggtctcacCAGACcaaaacacattattccacatggttttgtaAGATTggagatgtttttttatttgttttttgattaaaaaagtCTTCCATACCCTatagcccagagatatgaagaattcaggatGTTGCTATAATGTCACTGTAGGCTTCTCGGCAGCCTCCATGagcagttttctcctgatcgtctcatcaattttagagggacgtcctgttttTAGTAGTGTCAGTgtcgtgccatattttctccacttgttgattattctCTTTAGAGTGTTCCGATACCTTGAAATTTatttgtaaccctctcctgatttatatttttcaacagtgagatcccgtacctgctttgtaagctctttgtggcccatggcttttccagttggatgttgaagatgtcaggagaatcctataggaacagctggaatttatttgggattaatcagtcactttaaatGAAGGCAGGTGTACACTAATAGTATTTAACAcgaatttaaatgtaattggttgattctgaacactgtcATGTtctcaattataaaagggtgtgtacACTTGTGCAAATCTTGATATTGGaaggtatttttttgtttgtttgttttttcccccaaaaaaaacatttctgtttttcacttgaTATTTAGCAATTGAACAGTATTAGCAATATTGTTTCCTATTCATTATGTAATCTGATTAGCAGGCAGTCTTATTCATGAGAGCCAAAGTAATgaaccagaagaaaaaaatatagtcCAATCTTCAAAATTTAAAGtcgtctttttttgttttggatgtGTGACATGTCTGTATGCTTTACTGCTGTGGAAGAGAAAAACCCATGACCATCTGCCAAAGTAGAGCCGTAGTTTAATCCAgattacagtctctctctctctctctctctctctctctctctctctctctctctttctctctctctctccatctctctctctctctctctcttatcagATTATACAGTGAAAGCAAACACATCTGTTATGTTGTTCCTGCGTCAGGTCTCCGAGATCAGCTTCAGTCTGAGGTCATTTTCGTTTTCTGAATTGAACTCCCCTGTCCATGATTTTTCAATGGTATGTCCCACTGTACCAAGCCACCTTGATATATACTTGCTAAGATAAATCCTAACAGTCTTTATTTCATCTCATGTTCTCATGCTGAGGTAGTTTTTACTGCCTTTTACAACGTCTGTCTAAAAGTTAAGCGTAGTACACGGAAaactgaaaccttgagtatcagtCGATATCAAAACCCGTCCAATTAATACCTGTTTCTTTGGAAATTAGTAagcttaaaaatgtttttttttttttaactgtaacatttcaatgtcattttaaacattatacaattattaaatactttcattgtaaatataatatagtataaactagaaatataatcaaatcaatcctaacaaaagaaaaaacaatcacGCCTCTTTATATGTGAACGTTTCCAGCtccaaaaatagattttttttccaaaaccaGTTCCATGCTTTGCTGTTTGTCATGGTATCTGATATTATCTGATATCCGATCCAATTTTTTTACTGAGTATCAGTTCGGTGCCATCTCTACTATTTATATctgatgtacagtacagtgtactGTATAACTCCTGGCTTTGAAGTTATGAGTAATGACCTAGCATGACGTCCTCTATTTTGTTGCAAGGACTGTTGGAGATTTTaatctgaataaaaatgttcagGTGGTTCCTGTTACAGGTGTCTTATCCTGATTTCTCTGCCACATTTTAGGAACTAGGTGAAAGATCTTTGAGCTCTGGAGCTGATCTACATCGTGTTTCCTCTTCATTATGTAATCTGATTAGCAGGCAGTCTTATTCATGAGAGCCAAAGTAATgaaccagaagaaaaaaatatagtcCAATCTTCAAAATTTAAAAtcgtctttttttgttttgtatgtgtgaCATGTCTGTGTGCTTTACTGCTGTTGAAGAGGAAAGACCCATGACCATCTGCCAAAGTAGAGCCGTAGTTTAATCCAGAttacagcctctctctctctctctctctctctctctctctctctctctctctctctctctgtctctctctctctctctctcactcattcctcACCACTGTCCTTGACAGAAGCTGTTGGGTTAAACAAAGCTCTAAACTCTGCTGGATTGCAGACCTTTCACCAAAAAACAAGGACCTAACACACTCAGACAGAGGAAAATGGCGTTTCTCATTAAGAGCATGGTGGGGAACCCGCTGAAAGGGATGGGACtcggaggaggagaagagaaatcCGAAGCAGAAACTCCAAAGGACCCGGCGGCGGCGGCTGGGATGACCCGAGAGGAATATGAGGAGTATCAGAAACAACTGGTGGAGGAGAAGTAGGTCAATATACAGTACTAGTTATCtatatatatcattaataaattgtaattgtaaCTCCAGCTGTGATGATGAGATTTAGTAATTAACCTATATctctgccaaaaaaaataaataatttccagCAAAATGAATCCTCTTTAATCTTGTCTACAATGTTTCATTACACTATAAaataacattcatttaaaactgtGATGCAAAACTTTATTTTCTGAACGCAGACGTGAAGGTTTTTGCTGTCAGTTCGATTATACGATAAACCCTGTAAACACTGTGACATCATTCCATCCTCTCTAATCCTTTCCTCCTGAGCCGAGGCCATGGGTCAGCCATCATGTTACATCCGTTCTGACgtttagtaaggaataaaacccgctgtcatgctgttacaggaaaacaatcaacgccAAGGTGGTGTGATTAaagaagcggagttactgttaaaaCTCCATAGTTGAATGTTGTGCTATAACGTCACGCCacaaagtcttttattcctcttatacagcaTAACAGCAATCTACTAATGACTacaatgcttatttatttttttaaaatgacacgtCAGACTGTTTATCCGTTTACAATTAATGTTGTGgtacatccatgaaacaagttccaGCTcttacttacgttatagcagctataaacagtcgttccctcaccagtcctctcttttttctctctttcctcacAAAGATGGCCAACAAACAAGTTGTGCTCTTTCTGATTGCAACATGTGTCTAAAAACTCTCCAGCATCGTACGACTGCTGTGAGAGACTCTATTGTATAATCTGTCATACAGCACTTATCACACAAAATGAGATTTTATTGCAATCATTTCCTCGCAGTAAATGTGCAGTGTAAAATAAGTTCTCACTCACTGTAAACCAGAGTTAATGCTGATTCAAGATCTGACGTGACCTTGTTGTGACCTtcaggatggagagagatgctgatttcctacACAGGAAGGCAGAGAGGGCAAATCTCAGGGTATGTCTTCGGGAGAAATACAGACTGCCAAAGGTAGGAACCGTCAtgaacacttcctgtttgcttCGAATGATCTTCTTTCTACGTCCTGGTTCCTCTAGCTTTGCCTTGTCGATGTTCGCTCATTCATCATCGCCTACGTAACCATTCAAAACACTGATTAAGTGTCTTGTAAAGCTCATAGTTTGTAtctaactgaattaaaatatttaattacaataTTATGGGGCACacggcggcttagtggttagcgcgttcacctcacacctccagtgtcgggggttcgattcccactgtggccctgtgtgtgcggagtttgcatgttctgcctgtgctgcgggggtttcctccgggtactccggtttcctcccccagtccaaagacatgcatggcaggctgattagcatgtccaaaatgtccgtagtgtgtgaatgggtgtgtgagtgtgtatatgattgtgccctgcgatggattggcaccctgtccagggtgtaccctgcctcgtgcctgatgctccctgggataggctccaggtttcccatgaccctgaaaaggattaagcggtatagaggatggatggatggatggattacaatattattcaaatgaaatgttttgaattttatttgatCTGTTCTAGTTAagttgtgtatgtgtacagtaagATGTGTACATTCAACCATAAAATTGTGATGCTTAgcgttctgttttgttttttgtccagTTTTTTAAAGGACTTTTAAGacttgctgttttgtgttttgatgtgGAATCAAACTACAGCCCAGTTTCTAGAAAAACAATAACTCGAGAACCCTATACAATAGAAACACTGCACTGAATTTACGATTTTACACTCAACCTTCATTTAATCTTTTATaacaattattatatttaatattatcaAATTATCCATGTTGAATAAGACCATGGTGCATGTTGTCTCCTGTTTGCTGTTTCCTGTGCATGGATTTAGCGTTTCTTTAAAGCTCTAACCCTTTACTGAGGTCAGTGTTCAGAGGAATTACACTATagatgatctaaaaaaaaaaaagtgcatccaGGGCCTTGCATTTTTAattacagatataaatataatctcACTGACGGTTAACTGTTTTAAAGCTTCTGTCCTTTTTccactaaatgtaaaaaatatacaaGATTTAAAGATACAACACAcgagtccacacacacacacacacacacacacacacacagttattttGTGTGACATGTTGAGAAATTTTGGATCACTAATTTCCCCTTAGGATCAATAAAGTGTTAtgataataattacaataattgaCTTACTGTAGCGTATATCACACCTTTCATACATTTCAAGTGCAgtacaagtgaaaatatcttaaacatgGACAGATTTACCTAATGTTTCTCATTAAGCTGATGGAGCTGTAGGTGTGTATTGATGCTGGGAAGCCATGAAACCCATGcaacaagaaagaaataaagaaagatcacaatcattaaaggaaaaattcaCCCTGAACGACAAACATTTTACGCTTTATAATGAACATGCCATCTTCAACAGTGTTTGAGATTTGTGTTATAATGCAAATctaagtgttgtttttttttttgcttataccTCTTTCTTTGACACGTTGGTCTATGTTCACAttggttaacagttttctacattacccacaatgccattttcAACCTCTGTGCATTCGAGCTACAAAGTGGGAAACAAACATGGACGCGTCTCCGTGttcgtcttttgttagcaacaagctggccagctaactgtgatgactGACATACGTAGGCCTATACTTCTCCTGTTGATGCTGTGAGGGGctatgttgatttgatgtcacttgctgaactcagggTTCAGGAGACCATCTCGAGGTCCCTATTAGAAATTCCAAGTTGTGGGAGCTTGTTCTTAGGATTAGCTCTCGcctcatctctacctaaagagagcgatgcagcggctCTTTAGTGTTTCAGTCTGTCCAGCTTTCTCACCTCCATGTCTGTACAATCTGCGTGAACAGATCAGCTTCTAAAGCGTCAACTGTCATGCTAATATCGCCATCAACACTGTCGCGGTCAACATGTTATAGATCGCTGAATAGCCAAGCCAAGTCTCTGTCATCACTCAGCACAACTGTGTTGTATCGCTGCgctgcattctggaactttttgatctttatcttatcttaaatgACCCTTTACCTTCTCCATGTTGTCAGAGCGAGCAGGACGAGAACATGATTCAGATCGCCGGGGATGATGTGGACGTGCCCGAGGAGCTGCTGAAAATGGTGGACGAGGACGcgacggaggaggaggagaaagattCCATCCTGGGCCAGATACAGAACCTGCAGAACATGGACATGGAGCAGATGAAGGAGAAAGCCACGGCCACGTTTAACGagataaagggcaaggccgaggAGAAGTGCTGCGTCATGTAACCATCCTGACAAGATGCAACACGTGgtggcaagagagagagagagagagagagagagagagattattgtgttttatgttatgtAAAAGCATCTGGTTGAATTGATGAACTTGAACGTGAGCAGATGAGATGAATCAGGTGTTTAGAAAAAGAGTACGAgcgaaaattaattaatttatactTGATCTATTatttcaacaacaacataaactGCACTTGAAACTATTCTTAGTATTTATTACAGAGTCACTTCACTACTTTATTCAGTATTTTCAGCAAggctgtgtgtgattatgtgttaGTGAATCTGTTTCTGTGAGTGCTTATGAGAGAGTATGAACgctttattgaaaaataatcaaaggtTATATATTGgtgtttggattttttaaatgtaactgcaTGCTAATTAAACTGGAAGCTACTGTTCTATACTCACTGTATAAAAAGAAgagtttgttgtgtttatatttatatttatattgatcaCATTTGTGTTATAACAGAGGATTATTTCCCGTTTTTCTATGTCCTGGTGGAAAAATGAACAATATACAGTTTTTGTCTCTCACACACTAATTCATATATGATATATGTGTTATATATGTCTGCAGGCTTCCAGGAAGAAGAATTATTGATCCTAATGAAAATGAGTAAATGGGTTTCAGTAGCCTATACTGTGGGATTAGAGGTATAATTAGGCCATTATTACTTAAAATAACGTAATAAGGCAAGTTAATGTTTTCACCCTTAAATGACACATATAACAATTTGACCatacaatcaataaataaatcaatcaatgaataaatcaaCTTAATAGTTAATTTTAGCTTATTACTATATATTTGGAATGCAGAAAGATTGTCAATAAGGTGGGACAAGGGAAACCTATCTTTCTGAGTGGGGACACTAAGGTTATtgatatttttaacaaatatatatcatataaaacCACCTTTTTTTTGGtcgttttattatattttagtttACAGCTATTATTCTGTGCATGtattcttttaaaatatatggaCATAGCAAAGGTACTCTATTGATGGAATGTCcccactatggacaatttattaGAAATTCTGTAAAAAGTACGCTATTTAAAACTTGCTAACTATAGGCTGCTACATCATAACTATGGGAAT from Ictalurus furcatus strain D&B chromosome 18, Billie_1.0, whole genome shotgun sequence carries:
- the cplx4a gene encoding complexin-4a, whose amino-acid sequence is MAFLIKSMVGNPLKGMGLGGGEEKSEAETPKDPAAAAGMTREEYEEYQKQLVEEKMERDADFLHRKAERANLRVCLREKYRLPKSEQDENMIQIAGDDVDVPEELLKMVDEDATEEEEKDSILGQIQNLQNMDMEQMKEKATATFNEIKGKAEEKCCVM